The Rhododendron vialii isolate Sample 1 chromosome 5a, ASM3025357v1 genome contains a region encoding:
- the LOC131327648 gene encoding uncharacterized protein LOC131327648, with product MAHWCVLYNSPEVDPYREIHKTLLEGDNTIDIAKRQRKEFPQWFKGHMNELWNQGSPEATDELWSLANGPDALIDTYSGCISNGVQFHTIEHDNRHTSQNSGVLMVGEHEQQTIDFYGFLTKVWELSYLFNHRVVLFQCEWYNTGSSRTMRVDAHCKSIDTSTRWYKDDSFVLPSQVQQVFYIKDTKFGENWKVVE from the exons TTATACAATAGCCCTGAAGTCGATCCTTATCGAGA GATACACAAGACTTTGCTGGAGGGTGACAATACCATTGATATTGCAAAAAGACAACGCAAAGAGTTTCCCCAATGGTTCAAAGGGCAC ATGAATGAATTGTGGAACCAAGGGTCTCCAGAAGCAACTGATGAGTTGTGGTCATTGGCCAATGGACCTGATGCATTAATAGACACATATTCAGGGTGCATTTCTAATGGCGTTCAATTCCATACTATTGAACATGACAATCGACATACAAGTCAGAATAGTGGGGTACTCATGGTAGGGGAGCATGAACAACAGACAATAGACTTTTACGGCTTTTTAACCAAAGTATGGGAGTTGAGCTATTTGTTCAATCATCGAGTTGTTTTGTTTCAGTGTGAATGGTACAATACTGGTAGTAGTAGAACTATGCGAGTTGATGCACATTGCAAAAGCATTGATACAAGTACTCGATGGTATAAAGATGACTCATTCGTATTACCAAGTCAAGTCCAACAAGTATTCTACATTAAAGATACCAAGTTTGGTGAAAATTGGAAAGTAGTAGAATGA